Genomic window (Mycosarcoma maydis chromosome 5, whole genome shotgun sequence):
ACCGCAGTGGCAGACGTGGTGTTTATCAGCCGAGCTGACAATGAGAGGAGGTGGACCAGCGTTGCGAGCGCGGCCTCGGGCCGTGGTGCGTGTAACCGAACCCGAGATGCTGCGGCTACGACCATCGAGCATTGATGTGAACGGACCATCGTTGACAGGCGAACTCATCGAGAACATACTGTTGCTGCGATGACCTGACATCTGCGGGGCGCTGTAGTAAGGGTCGAAGCCCGGTGAGAACAAGTCGTGGGTAGGCGTCGAGGGATGCAAGTAGCTCGTCCTTCGACCCTCGGCTAACGAGCCAATCGAAGACGAAGGTGTAGAGGGAAATGAGgcaagcgacgacgaggccTCTGACGATGTCGAAGAGCGCGAGAGCGGTGGCACTCCACTCGACGACGGCGCCGAGGCTACCCTTGCCAtggccgacgacgacatgcCAGCAGGCGACATGTCGGGCAGGCTGGTTCGGTGAGATGGGAAGCTAGTAGGGCTTTGGAAGTGATCGCGGAAGGCGAGGTTAGCTTGGAAGCTGGGCTCATGCTTGGATACGCTGTTGAGACCGGAGAGGCTGAGCAAGGGTGGGTGGTCCTTGCCCTCGGTGCCCATCTCATGAGGCGCGTACGGGTCAGTGTGACCGCTGTCAGTGCTAATAAGCCTTCGAAGGGCGATGGCCGAAGGAGGATAGAAAGGCGAGCTTGGACTGGAAAAGTCACCTCGGATCGAGTGGTCGGGTGTCGAGCCAGGAGAGTACGAGTGACCAGGAGTGAAGGAACACGGACCGGCGCCGAGAGAAGCACGGCTCATGACTGAGTGAGGCGTGAAAggcagctgagcagcgcgGAACCCTTCGCTGAGGTTGATCATAGGCTGTCCCGAAAAGGTGCCGGTCGACGTGGGCATTGGAGTAGTCTCTTCAGAGCCGTCCGACTCGTTGATCCTCTGAGGATGACCCATATGCGAATCGGTATGATGGCTGGAAAGCATCGAGACGTCGAACGactgagcagctcgacgcttgAACTGCGAAGGAGGTGGCATCTCAAGActcagctcgtcttgaccGTGCGAGAGTGCTAGTAGAGCATTGTGTTGCTCGGGCTGGAATGCATTTTGAGGGTGGTCAGGGTACAATGGCAGGTCAGGATGACCAGAAGTGTCGGGAGTACCGAGCGCAAGACCGGACAGCGACGTCAGCGTTCCGGGCAGGTTCATCGGAGACTCGAGGGGCGTAAAGGAGCGAGGCGAGTAAGAGCCATTTGCGCTTGAGTGGTCGCCAGCCTGCTCTAGACTGAGGCACGATGAGGAAGTAGCAGAGCTGACCGAGCCACGCCTCGCCCCGTAGAAGGGCTGCGGCATACCAGACATCGGCAGGCCAAATGCGGGCATCGAATGAGATTGAGACATGGCAACAGAGTCATGAGGTTGCGTCTCGGGCGAGAGGCTGCCCAGAAGGCCGAGAGAGTTTGTACTAGGCGCGTCCATGATGTTGATGCGAAAGTATTAGAGGGTCTGCGTTCAAGTCGGAAAGAGAGCTGTTGGTCGTACGAATGTATGTGTCTGGGTCGTCGAAGCTTGGATAATGAGATGACAGAGCGTTGCTGATGAGGTAAAGTACGATTNNNNNNNNNNNNNNNNNNNNNNNNNNNNNNNNNNNNNNNNNNNNNNNNNNNNNNNNNNNNNNNNNNNNNNNNNNNNNNNNNNNNNNNNNNNNNNNNNNNNGGGGGGGGATGTACACAATCTGTAAAGTCCAAGAGAGAGGTGGTTTTGTATCATTTGAGTGGCTAAGGCACTCTTTGACAGAGAAGGTACGCGACTGTGCAACCCATTCAGGCTCGGGCACAGGCGCCATAAATCGGCACAAGGAAGCATCATCCATGCGCAGAGATGAGCGAAACAGCATCCAAGCGTGGATCAAAGGTATTATTGTGAGACGTATGGAAGTCTGACTGGCGGCAGAGCCAAGCTAAAACAGGAAGCGCAGCACggcagctttggcagcaaagCCACGAAATGCTGCTGTCGGCCTCTTGCATTTTGGACAGCTACACGCCGAACAAGAGCCCCACGCTGGGTGTGAGCAGGCTACTCAGGCACAAATAGACGCATGCACGATTTGCCACCGCCCAAGATCTGAGAAACAGCATGAATGCGGCTTAGTGATCGCGAGCTGCAGAGGGAACGTGAGTCACAGTGAGCCAAAAGGAGGCTTGCGACAAAGGTCAGACGGCCCTGTGAGACAACGGgagctgctcttcttggccgGACGGGAGTGAGTCGAATAGCCAGACTTGGGTCTGCCTTGCACCCAAGTTGGGTAGCAGTAGGCAACATGTGTGCATGAACAATCTCGGCTCGGTTCTATGATGGGGGACAGGAGGATGGGAAAGTGCAAAGGATCGGTGCGCTTCGACAGTGACGCCAGCATTCGGGCCCAACGCATTGGTAGATAGCAATCAGAGAGGAACACTCGGCAGAGACCAACAGCATAACCAGAAATGGGTGTTGCATTAATTGCACCTGGCGTACTGCACTCGTGCATCGTGCCACTCTGCCGAAACCAAATCATACAAAAGGAATGAACACTAAAATAgggcatcgagcagcttaCAGCTCAATGTTGACCCAGACCAGGACAACGAAGCGCGACATTAGCGTTTGCAGATGGCACTTACCTCTCCGTTTGCAACACTACGCGGAGCTATTCATTGCAGATGAAACTGCTCGACCGCTACTACATGGAAGCGATAGACAACTCTAAAAGACCTGGTCTTGGAGTCTATAGGGGAAGGTGGCTAGGTGCTTGCGTGCTAGCGTGCTAGCGTGCCGCCGCGAGCCGTGTGCGGAACCAATACTGGATCTGAAGGGCGTCCAAAGCTCCTCGCCCTTCGTGGAAAGCAGATCATTCGCAACTCTCAAAccacgaagcacgaaacACGACGCAGGACAAAGAGTCTGGCGGCTACATCTGCACGCTCCAAAGGCATGCAATTAGAAGCGGAGCACCGCTGGACGATCCAAACTGAGCCTCGCCTGGTTTGACTGAAGAAGATGCAAAGGGCGCGCAAATGAACTGCGAGTTCGAATTACTCGTGACCGAAATAATTGAAATTGTAAAAAATTGGACATATCACTTATCATGGTGCGATTCTTTTTTCTTAACTATAACAGATAAAAATTGAGCGCAGGAATAGTGTGAGTGGcgaacaagcaagcaagggGTTCCATGTTAGCCGCACAAGTCCGTGCACACACTTTCTCGAATAGAGAGATAAATGAACAATATTCCGTGATTGCGTGAACGCAAAGTTTGCCAGATATTCAATTCCGATCAAGagcagtcatgagtgtgGATCGGCAGATGTAATCAATCCGAACCGCGAACTACAGAATTGGCGCAACTGCAATTTTGAAACGAAATACGAAGGGTGGATTTGCTTTCCGAGGTCTAGAAATTTACGGAATGTCGCCTGCTTCTTGGAGGCAGTGCCAGCTGACTTAACTTTGTAAGTCCGCTCCCGTTCTCACCACTCACTCTGTCGcgctgcgcctgcttcACCTTGTCTTTGCCACATGACAACCATCTTTAGACAGCATCGGTCTGACGCAAGTGCGCGTCACCCGAGACAAGAAAGTGGTGTATTCTGGCAATAAAAGCTATGGTCTTAGCAGCAAATAATGGTCCGAAGGCTTAGGGAGTCGCAAATAACCTTACGCTCTGCAAAGCAAGGGACAGCCAGATGGGTAAGTTTGGCTGGACAAACGCAGTCTCGGATCTATGAGCATCAGGATTCCCATCGTTTCTGTTTCCAACCAATGCAGGAGTACATTCGCGAGCCGAATTTGGTTCTTTCATGTAGCTGAATTGTCCATCCTCTGTCCTTCTCCTGTTGCCCCATTACCCTCTTTTGACTCTCATATTTGGCATGGCACTAGCGTTGCGTCGTGAAGACTGTCTCTCGATGGTCAGTATTGTGTCGCCACTGAGATAGCGTATCAACGGTTGTAAGAATTCGAGAGCTTCGACTCAGAACTACTAAGTTGACTGCTTCTGCCGGCTTCTGGTTACGGCTCGGAAGATAGGGTGTTACATTCCTGTCTCATACTGTCACCATGTTGAAACACCTTCGGCAATGACAGAAGAGTTTCGCGTAatactgtacagtacacTGAGACATATGCCTGTGTTGGTCTCAAGCGCACGTGCCAATCCTCAATTGAGACAGTGACGACGTTGTGTTCATATTGATTTACAACTCGAATTTCGGACGCCGTTTGTTCGAGTCTTTCCCCGTCCTCTAAATTAGCTGTCCGTTGTACTGTCGGCCACTCAAGCCCTTGAGAGCCCCCCCGTTTACCGCGGAATCCGAACTCCTTTGTAACTCCTGCTACTATATATCCTCTTCGTCAAAATCATCCGCTGGGAAACTCAAGACGATCTGAATCTGTGTCTCAAGTGGACGTGTGCTCCAGCGGCATGGCGAGcatttcgtgattgtgaattgAAAGAGGTCAAGGACGCGCGACTGCATCGTTGGGAGCAGATGCACTTGCTCTCTCACGCTGAGGAATGCACTGTCCAAGTGAGCCGGCTCCGACGGAAACTTGGAAGCACTGTCTTGCGACTATGCATaaacgctgctgcaccgCGCTTGTCCGTTGTAAAACTCCAACTAGAGCCGAGTTCGCCTCATCCATTCATTAGCAGATCCGTATCGCTGGCGTTTGAAGCGATGGTTTGTTGGCGTGTAATTGCGTCTCGGTATCTTCTGGGAGACTGTGTATCCTCATGTCAGGATGGAATTCAGGCAGAAGCGTGTGCAGTGGTTGCCAATTGAATACGTTGCGGCAAGTGCATCTGGACG
Coding sequences:
- a CDS encoding uncharacterized protein (related to C2H2-type zinc finger protein); amino-acid sequence: MDAPSTNSLGLLGSLSPETQPHDSVAMSQSHSMPAFGLPMSGMPQPFYGARRGSVSSATSSSCLSLEQAGDHSSANGSYSPRSFTPLESPMNLPGTLTSLSGLALGTPDTSGHPDLPLYPDHPQNAFQPEQHNALLALSHGQDELSLEMPPPSQFKRRAAQSFDVSMLSSHHTDSHMGHPQRINESDGSEETTPMPTSTGTFSGQPMINLSEGFRAAQLPFTPHSVMSRASLGAGPCSFTPGHSYSPGSTPDHSIRGDFSSPSSPFYPPSAIALRRLISTDSGHTDPYAPHEMGTEGKDHPPLLSLSGLNSVSKHEPSFQANLAFRDHFQSPTSFPSHRTSLPDMSPAGMSSSAMARVASAPSSSGVPPLSRSSTSSEASSSLASFPSTPSSSIGSLAEGRRTSYLHPSTPTHDLFSPGFDPYYSAPQMSGHRSNSMFSMSSPVNDGPFTSMLDGRSRSISGSVTRTTARGRARNAGPPPLIVSSADKHHVCHCGKRFKRMEHLKRHNRTHTQERPHKCPVETCGKHFGRSDNLAQHLKTHFRPAGLVGRSSELLSLTAGSDKYKTSEPRHDPYAAAAAAAAAAAQAAVSIGAKRGSISQSCLGGPIALSKPMHARQVLQPAGGLSANSSPDMQESNGGMQLPAHFA